Proteins encoded together in one Centropristis striata isolate RG_2023a ecotype Rhode Island chromosome 6, C.striata_1.0, whole genome shotgun sequence window:
- the LOC131974027 gene encoding G-protein coupled receptor 22-like, with translation MHILPYPEQEATMSNVTVTDNTEPISRTMSPATPSPYPYPVSFQVSLTGFLMLEILLGLSSNLTVLALYCMKSNLISSVSNIVTMNLHVLDVLICVCCIPLTIVVVLLSLEGDTALVCCFHEACVSFASVATAANVLAITLDRYDISVKPANRVLTMGRALALLAAIWVLSFVSFLVPFIEVGFFAQGHADLNQTAVENVVHTNQYYTELGLYYHLLAQIPIFFFTAVVMLITYSKILQALNIRIGTRFHASQKKKARRKKRPSMTAMTTQQEATDASQSSGSRNPTLGMRTSVSVIIALRRAVKRHRERRERQKRVFRMSLLIVSTFLLCWTPITVLNTVILSVGPSDLMVKLRLGFLVMAYGTTIFHPLLYAFTRQKFQKVLKSKMKKRVVSIIEADPTPNNAIIHNSWIDPKRNKKVTFEDKDARQKCLSSEDVE, from the coding sequence ATGCATATCCTTCCCTACCCGGAACAAGAAGCCACCATGAGCAACGTCACGGTCACCGACAACACTGAGCCCATCAGCCGCACCATGAGTCCGGCAACTCCCAGCCCGTATCCCTATCCTGTTAGTTTCCAGGTCTCCCTCACTGGCTTCCTCATGCTGGAAATCCTCCTGGGCCTGAGCTCTAACCTCACTGTGCTTGCCCTCTACTGTATGAAGTCGAACCTCATTAGTTCTGTCAGTAACATTGTCACCATGAACCTCCATGTGTTGGATGTGCTGATTTGTGTGTGCTGCATCCCCCTCACTATAGTGGTGGTGCTGCTTTCCCTGGAGGGAGACACTGCACTGGTCTGCTGCTTCCATGAAGCCTGCGTCTCCTTTGCGAGTGTCGCCACTGCTGCTAATGTGCTCGCCATAACCCTTGATCGCTATGACATCTCAGTCAAACCGGCCAACCGGGTCCTGACCATGGGCCGTGCCCTGGCTCTGCTGGCTGCCATTTGGGTGCTATCCTTCGTTAGTTTCCTCGTACCCTTTATTGAAGTGGGATTCTTTGCCCAGGGCCACGCTGATCTCAACCAGACAGCGGTGGAGAATGTGGTTCACACTAACCAGTACTACACAGAACTCGGCCTCTATTACCACCTGCTCGCTCAGATTCCCATTTTCTTCTTTACTGCCGTCGTCATGCTCATCACCTACTCAAAGATCCTGCAGGCGCTCAATATTCGCATTGGCACACGTTTTCACGCTTCACAGAAGAAGAAGGCTCGCAGGAAAAAGCGCCCATCCATGACAGCCATGACAACGCAGCAAGAGGCCACAGATGCGTCCCAGAGCAGCGGCAGCCGCAACCCCACGCTGGGAATGCGCACCTCCGTCTCTGTCATCATCGCCTTGCGAAGGGCTGTTAAGCGCCACAGAGAAAGGCGAGAACGCCAAAAGAGGGTTTTTAGAATGTCCCTCTTGATTGTGTCTACCTTCCTGCTGTGTTGGACGCCCATCACGGTGCTCAACACAGTCATCCTGAGCGTAGGCCCCAGTGACCTGATGGTCAAGTTGAGACTGGGCTTCCTGGTCATGGCTTATGGGACCACTATCTTTCACCCTCTACTCTATGCCTTCACGAGGCAGAAGTTCCAGAAAGTCTTGAAAAGCAAGATGAAGAAGCGAGTAGTGTCGATCATTGAGGCAGATCCTACCCCCAATAACGCCATCATTCACAACTCCTGGATCGACCCAAAGAGGAACAAAAAGGTGACATTTGAGGACAAAGATGCCCGACAGAAATGTCTGTCTTCTGAGGACGTGGAGTGA
- the LOC131973759 gene encoding B-cell receptor-associated protein 29-like, protein MTLQWTAVAFFLYAEIAVNLILCIPFISARRWRSVFGWRLWNWLSPYWNKCFFTMIMVLVVLFLDASREVQKYSGPEPMHDAKINPNLYDNVHMKLFRAQRNLYISGFSLFLWLIMRRIVTLLNQVAVTMEDSAGLQTQMDNAVKAAKQHQEDNLMLKRALLDEEKAMSAKNQQLKLEAEKLTNQVKAAEEAVRKSSAEVEAMRRQAKGLAQEYDRLLREHHQLQNLQSPADKKDQ, encoded by the exons ATGACTCTGCAGTGGACGGCTGTGGCTTTCTTCCTCTATGCTGAGATAGCAGTCAACCTCATCTTGTGTATACCCTTTATATCAGCACGGAG GTGGCGTTCGGTGTTCGGCTGGAGATTATGGAACTGGTTATCTCCATACTGGAACAAATGCTTCTTTACTATGATCATGGttcttgttgttcttttccttg ATGCTTCCCGTGAGGTGCAAAAGTACTCAGGTCCTGAGCCCATGCACGATGCCAAGATTAACCCAAATCTGTACGACAACGTCCACATGAAGCTGTTCAGAGCCCAGAGGAACCTCTACATATCTggcttctctctcttcctctggcT TATCATGCGTCGAATTGTTACCTTGCTAAACCAGGTTGCTGTCACCATGGAGGACAGTGCAGGTCTTCAGACACAGATGGACAATGCTGTCAAAGCAGCCAAGCAGCATCAGGAAGACAACTTGATGCTGAAACGA GCTCTCCTGGATGAAGAAAAAGCCATGTCAGCAAAAAACCAGCAACTGAAGCTAGAGGCTGAGAAGCTGACAAATCAAGTGAAGGCTGCTGAGGAGG ctgtgCGCAAGTCTAGTGCTGAAGTGGAGGCCATGAGGAGGCAGGCAAAAGGTCTGGCACAAGAGTATGACAGGTTATTGAGGGAACACCATCAACTCCAG AATCTCCAGAGTCCTGCAGACAAAAAGGATCAGTAA